A segment of the Candidatus Methylomirabilota bacterium genome:
GCCTTCTCGATCTTCGCCCAGGTATCCCGTAACCCAACCGTCCGGGTGAACACCAACTTCCCCGGCGTCGAGTCCCGCGAGTCCACGCAGAAATAGCCCTGGCGCTCGAACTGGAAGCGGGACTCGGGGGCGGCGGCCTTCAGAGACGGCTCCAGCTTGCAGCCGCGCAGGACCTCCAGCGAGGTGGGGTTCAGCGCCCTCTTGAAGTCCTCCTCCTCGTCGGGCTTGGGGACGGAGAACAGGTTGTCGTACAGCCGCACCTCGCCGTCCACGGCGTGCTGAGCCGACACCCAGTGGATGGTCCCCTTGATCTTGCGGCCCTTCGCGTCGCCGCCGCGCGAAGCCTCGTCGAAGACACAGCGCACCTCGGCGATCGAGCCGTCCGCCGCGCGCGTGAAGCCGGTGCACTTGATTATGTAGGCGTAGCGCAGGCGTACCTCGACGCCGGGCGAGAGCCGGAAGTACTTGGGCGGCGGGGTCTCGCGGAAGTCGTCCTGCTCTATATAAAGGATGCGCCCAAACGGAACGCGACGGGTGCCGGCCGATGGGTCCTCGGGGTTGTTGACGGCCTCGACCTCTTCGACCCGGCCTTCGAGAAAGTTCTCCACTACCAGCCGCAGCGGCCGCAGCACGGCCATGCGCCGCAGCGCGCGCTTGTTGAGATCCTCGCGCACGCAGTGCTCGAGCAGCGCCACGTCCACCAGGTTGTCGGCCTTGGCGATGCCGATGCGGTCGGCGAAGTCGCGGATGGACTCGGGTGTGTAGCCGCGGCGGCGCAGCCCGGCCAGAGTCGGCATGCGCGGGTCGTCCCAGCCACTGACCACGCCCTCCTCCACCAGCGTGAGCAGCTTCCGCTTGCTCATCACCGTGTGGGAGAGGTTCAGGCGCGCGAACTCGATCTGGCGCGGGTGGTAGATGCCGAGCGTGTCGAGGTACCAGTCGTAGAGCGGGCGGTGGTCCTCGTACTCCAGCGTGCAGAGCGAGTGGGTGACGCCTTCGATGGAGTCCGACTGGCCGTGGGCCCAGTCGTATATCGGGTAGATGCACCACGTGTCGCCGGTGCGGTGGTGCGAGGTCTTGCGGATCCGGTACATGACGGGATCGCGCATGTTCAGGTTCGGGTGGGCCATGTCGATCTTGGCGCGCAGGGTCCTGGTGCCGTCCTCGAACTCGCCACGCCGCATGCGCTCGAAGAGGTCCAGGTTTTCCTCGACCGAGCGGTTGCGGTATGGGCTCGGCTTGCCGGGCTGGGTGAGCGTGCCGCGGTACTCGCTCATCTCGTCGCCCGCGAGGTCATCCACGTAGGCCCGGCCGGCCCTGATGAGCTGCTCCGCCCAGTCATAAAGCTGCTGGAAGTAGTCGGAGGCGTAGTAGAGATGCTGGCCCCAGTCGAAGCCGAGCCAGCGCACGTCGCGGATGATGGCGTCCACGTACTCCTGGCTCTCCTTCGTCGGGTTGGTGTCGTCGAAGCGCAGGTGGCAGCGCCCGCCGAATTCCTGGGCCAGCCCGAAGTCCAGGCAGATGGCCTTGGCGTGGCCGATGTGCAGGTAGCCGTTGGGCTCGGGCGGAAAGCGGGTGACGACGCTCTGGTAGCGCCCGGACCGGAGGTCCTCGATGACCGCGTCGCGGATGAAGTTGGAAGGTTTGGGCGGCGGCTCGCTCATTCCCGAGATGGTACCATCCCGGGGCCGCCCGCCCTATGCCGGGCCACCCCGCCTACGCCGCGCTCCTGGCGCGCCCGCGCGGCTGCCGGCCGAAGATGCGGCGCAGCTCGATCTTGGCCGCCTCCAGGCGCTGGCGGTCCTGCCGAGCGAGGCTCCGCCCCAGCATGGACATGGCGGACTGGAACTTCGTCCCCTTGGTGCGGCGGCTGCGGAGCACCGACTGCTTGAGCCCGCGGGCGATCTCTTTCGGCGACCGCTTGAAGATCCCGAGCGGCAGGTCCATCGCATCCGAGGTCTCCCGGACCCGCTGCACCCAGCTCTCGCGCTTCGACTGCTTGCGCCTGGTCGTCTTTCGTCGTGCCATAGGTCAGCACCTCCCACCGCCCCGGCCTTGCAGCCCGCGTGCCGTCGGCGCATCCAGGAAGATGCATTGAGGGATCGGCGCCTTTCGCGGTATCGTGGCCGCAACTCATGAGCACGCGCGACGTCAAGATGCCTCCCCTCCCATTGTGGCGAATACC
Coding sequences within it:
- a CDS encoding glutamine--tRNA ligase/YqeY domain fusion protein, with the translated sequence MSEPPPKPSNFIRDAVIEDLRSGRYQSVVTRFPPEPNGYLHIGHAKAICLDFGLAQEFGGRCHLRFDDTNPTKESQEYVDAIIRDVRWLGFDWGQHLYYASDYFQQLYDWAEQLIRAGRAYVDDLAGDEMSEYRGTLTQPGKPSPYRNRSVEENLDLFERMRRGEFEDGTRTLRAKIDMAHPNLNMRDPVMYRIRKTSHHRTGDTWCIYPIYDWAHGQSDSIEGVTHSLCTLEYEDHRPLYDWYLDTLGIYHPRQIEFARLNLSHTVMSKRKLLTLVEEGVVSGWDDPRMPTLAGLRRRGYTPESIRDFADRIGIAKADNLVDVALLEHCVREDLNKRALRRMAVLRPLRLVVENFLEGRVEEVEAVNNPEDPSAGTRRVPFGRILYIEQDDFRETPPPKYFRLSPGVEVRLRYAYIIKCTGFTRAADGSIAEVRCVFDEASRGGDAKGRKIKGTIHWVSAQHAVDGEVRLYDNLFSVPKPDEEEDFKRALNPTSLEVLRGCKLEPSLKAAAPESRFQFERQGYFCVDSRDSTPGKLVFTRTVGLRDTWAKIEKA
- a CDS encoding DUF3175 domain-containing protein, which translates into the protein MARRKTTRRKQSKRESWVQRVRETSDAMDLPLGIFKRSPKEIARGLKQSVLRSRRTKGTKFQSAMSMLGRSLARQDRQRLEAAKIELRRIFGRQPRGRARSAA